The genomic window CGTGACGATTCAACGTGAGGACAAGCAAGGCGGCACTGTCGGCGCGAATACCGGCAGCGCGACGGAAGAGTTGAAGGCGCAACGCGGCGTATCGCTGGAGGACGTGCACGCGGGCGATAAGGTCACCTATTCGGCGACGGAAGCAGGTGGCGTGAGGACAGTCACGAAACTCGAGAAACAAAAAGAGTAAGTCTTAGAGCTTCTGGTTGAATCAGAAACCGAAGCTCAGGAGCCACGTGAAAACAGTTTAGGCGGCGGTGATCACATGTGCTCTGATGCGGCCTTCGATTGGTCCATTGCCAAAGCGGCGCGCGAGTGCTTGCGCGGCTGCCTCCGTCGCGTCTTCAAGACGCGACGCATCACGCGCCTCGATCTCGTTCCGGAGCGGCGTTCCTTGGCAGTAGGCAATGGCCGCATCGCGCGGCGATGCGGCTTTGCTGACATGATTGATGGTCTCGATTGACATGTTGGCGAAGCCTGCAGCGGTCAGGTCTTCGCGGATCTTCCAGCCATCGTGATAGCCGTGCGGGATGCGCGCCATGAACAATGGCGGGTCCTGCGGAAAGAGCGGAGCCAGTGCTTCGGTGATGACATCGGCGAATTCGTTGTCTGAGATCCGATCCCATACGTTGAACATGAAATATCCGCGCGGCCTCGCGACACGGCGTGCCTCGCTGAAGCCTTTCACTTTGTCGGATAAGAACATGACGCCGAACTGGCACGCGACGACATCGAATGTCTGGTCCTCAAATGGCAGAGCCAGCGCGTCAGCCTGTCGCCACGTGATGCGATCCTGCTGCGATCGCGGGGCGGCATAATCGAGCATCGGCTGATTGAGATCGGTGGCAACGATCCGCGTGTGTGGGGGAAGCATTGCGTCGATTGCGCGAGTGAGAACGCCGGTGCCTGCCGCCGTCTCCAGCACATCGTTCGGTTCGGCGCGGGCGATGCGCCCGGCGAGATCGCGCGCATAGGGCTCGAAGATGAGCGGCACCAGGAAGCGGTCATAGATTTCAGGAATCGAGCCTGCGAAGCCTGTGTCTGTGGCAGCCATTGTCCTTCTCCGCAAAGAGAAACAGCCGTCCAGCGTGAACACTGCACCTAGTTAGTCATCAATCACGCACCCGAAAAGGCGCTAGTGTGGTGGTTCAGAAGTTCGCCTGATTTTTCCTAAGGTTCGCAATCTCGCGCAAAGGCGATCAGGTACACGACAAGGTGAAGGCGACGGGGAGCGAATTTTGTTTAGATTAGGGGGCGCGGGCGCGACCTTTCGACAGCCTGAAATAACTTTGCACGCGCTCCGTGATGGGAGGATGATCGTGCGATCGTTTCAAAGCGTTGCGATAAGCATCGCATGTTCGATGCTGATGGCAGCAGGCGCGACCAGCGCCGGCGCCGAAGACAAGCCGCTCAGCGTTCGGTTGGTCGATCAGATGAACGCGCTTTACGGGGCGCATCCGGCCGTTCGCGCCAACCATGCCAAGGGCGCCGTGTTCGAAGGCACGTTTACACCGGCCCAAGGCGCCGATGCGCTCAGCTCGGCAGTCTTTCTCAAAGGGGCGCCCACGCCGCTGGTTATTCGTTTTTCCAATGCAGGCGGCAAACCGGTTGCGCCTGACACCGATCCGTCGACCGGCGGTGTCCGCGGCATGGCGATCAAGTTCCGTCTCCCGGATGGGAGCGAGACCGACATGGTTTGCATATCGGCAAACGGATTTCCGGTCGCGACCGGCGAAGACTTTCTGGCCATGCTGCAGGCGGTCGGCGCAAGCGGTCCCAACGTGCCCAAACCGACGCCGCTCGAAAAATTCTTGTCGGCCCATCCGGCCGCACACACGTTTGTCACGACGCCACGGCCTGTGGCGGTCAGCTACGGCACGGAGCCCTACTTCGGCAACAATGCGTTCAAGTTCACCAATGCGCAAGGCGTGAGCAAGTTCGGCCGCTACCGCATCGTGCCTGAGAGCGGCGCCGCCTATGTGAGCGACGAAGAGGCTTTGAAGCGTCCTCCGAATGCGCTTGCCGATAATCTGCGGGCATCGCTCGAAAAGGGGCCGGTCAAGTTTCGCCTTCTGGTCCAGTTAGCTGCCGCCGATGATCCAACCACGGATGCCACGAAGGTCTGGCCGGACGACCGGCCGATGGCGGAGCTCGGTGAAATCTCGGTCACCAAGGCGTTGGACACGCAGAAGATCGAGAACGAGTTGCTGTTCTTGCCAACCAATTTGACCAGCGGCATTGAGCCCTCGGACGATCCGATCATCAACACGCGCACCGAGGCCTACGCGGAATCGTTCGGCCGCCGTACCAAATAGATCGTCCATCTGACGATTGCCAGTTTCCGCGGCCATCGAGCGGATGGGCCAGCGCGGGCCTCGTTAAGCAAGGCCGTCACAGCGATCCTTCAAAAATCGGGCAGCGCCACTTGGCGGTCTAGTCGAGGAGACCGAGTTCCGCTGCGACAGGCTTGCTTGGCAAGCCATCCGCACATCGAACGATCGCGCGGCATCGCCGCTCCTGCTGACTCAATGATTAGCGACTTATTAATCTCCTGTTGCTTAGTCGGACCTGTGGGAAAGATCGAGCGAACTTCTGAACCGCCACACTGGGAATGATGCGGCCGTCTGAACCGCTGCCGGCCTGCGACTTTGAGAGCTTGATGTTAAATAACGCCGCTTTTTCCCTGGTCCTCTTTAGCTGGCTGAGGCATCTCGGGGAGATCCTGCTTCTGATAGGGTTGAGCGGCGAAGTCGCTCTTCTGGTTCTCAAGATGTCGAAAGGCGCTTGGGAGCGAGGACTGGCGATCACATTTGCCATTCTCGTCCTGGTCGGCGTCGCTCTGGAATTTTGGGCCGATAGCCCGAGGACGATCGGCCCCGTATCCCAACAGCGGATAGCCGATACCCTCAAGGAATTTCGTGGCACGCCGTTCGATTTCTCGGTCAACCTTGATCCCGAAGCTGTCGTCTTGATGGAAAATATCGGTAAAGCGCTTGATGCTGCTGGCTGGAAGAGACAGGCGGTCGCAGGCGGCTCCGGATATATCCAGCCAGGAAAGCCTGCGGCCGGCATCGCTGTGTTCGCGGGGCTCGAAGTGCAGATTGCCGAGTCGCGCCAGTCGGATTGGGGAGCGGCGGGTCAACCAGCGGCCGTGCTTTTGCACGCCTTGCGGAACGAAGGATTGACCGCCTTCGCGAAACAGGTCCCGGATAACCAGGAAAGCGCCGACGCGATCCATATCAAGATCGGCGCCAAGCCATAACAGACGCTGGTGAAAAAAAGCGTCACCGCGTCGGAGCGCGACGCGCGGACGACCAGTCTGCTTTGGCACCATCCTAGGCTCTACGCGACTTCCTCATCACCGCCGGCCGCGGTTCCGCCTCCGCTGGAACCTCCAAGACACGCATCTGTTGTAGCCCTCAGGGGCCACATGCATGGACGTGGTCATGCGCAATGTCAGGCCTGACGTGGCCTCAGTGCGACAAGTTTCTCCAGTGAGCTCCCACAATGAGTGGGATCCGCTGGAGGAAGTGATCGTCGGAAGGCTTGAGGGAGCGACCATACCGTCCATTCATCCGGTGGTCACCAGCAACATTCCTCCGGGCATGGGTGCGCTGGCTCATTTTCTGGTCGCGGGCCGCCGCTATCCAAAGATCGTGACCGAACCAGCGCGGCGCGAGCTTGAGGGTTTTGTTGCGCTCTTGCAGTCGCTGGGCATCGTGGTAAGGCGGCCGGAACCGATCGATCACAAGAAGCCGTTCAGCACCCCGGAATGGTCTTCGCACGGGTTCTGCAATGCCTGCCCGCGCGACATCATGCTTGTGATCGGGGACGAGATCATCGAAACGCCGACAGTCTGGCCGTGTCGTTACTTTGAGACGCACTCTTATCGTCCGATCCTGAAGGATTATTTCCGGCGCGGCGCGTGCTGGACCGCCGCTCCGAGGCCGCAACTGACAAAAGAGACATTCAATGAAGAGTATCGCGTCCCCGAAGAAGACGAGCCGATCTCATATATCGTGACTGAATTCGAACCGGTCTTCGACGCCGCCGATTTTGTTCGCTGCGGGCGCGATCTGTTCGTGATCCGCAGCAACGTCACCAATGTATCCGGTATTGAATGGCTCCGCCGCCATCTTGGAGATGGTTATCGCATTCATGAGATCGAGAGCCGCTGTCGCAATCCGAGCCACATCGACACCACCATATTGCCGCTCGCACCCGGCAAGCTTCTGATCAATCCCGAATACATCAACGTCGACCGCCTCCCGGCCATCTTGAAAAAGTGGGACATCCTTGTGGCCCCGGAGCCAGAGCCGATCCTCGATCGTCTGCTCAAAATGACCTCGCTATGCGGGAAATGGCTCAACATGAACGTGCTTTCAGTGGACGAGAAGCGCGTCATCGTTGATCCGCATCATACGGGGACATTGCGTGCGCTGGAAAAATGGGGCTTTGAGCCGATTCCATGCAAGTTCTTGCACTACGCCGCATTTGGCGGCGCCTTCCACTGCGCCGCGCTTGACGTCCGGCGGCGCGGCACGTTGGAGGACTATTTTTGAACGCTGACTTTGCCACAGGTATGAGGTGATCCGCTGTCGCGTGTCTCGCTCAATGTGCGCTCGGTAATTTGGCCACGCGACTTGCCGCACTTGGCGTGTTCGGCACGGGCTACCGGGGATGATCGCGCGGTTCGGACAACGCCTCGATAATTCTGCATTCACAAACGCGGCCATGATCGCATTCCACGATCATTCGACGAAGCTCCTCGCGCAGCGTCGAAAGCTGCGCGATGCGTCGATCGACATCGAGCAAGTGCCGCCGTGCGATCACGTCCACTTCCTCACATGAGCGCTCGGGCTGGCTGGAGAACGTCAGCAATTCACGAATATCGTTGATCTCAAATCCGAGATCGCGGGCGTGCCGAACGAAGTTCAGCCGTGAGACATCTTCTGGCCCGTAACGCCGCTGCCTGCCTTCCGTTCGAGGAGGCGCCGCCAGCAACCCTACACTCTCATAATAGCGGATCGTCGGGACCTTGATGCCGGTTAGCCGGGAGACTTCACCTATTGCGTAATCCATTTTTCCCTTGAACCTCTAGTCGCTAGAGGTTGTACGCTCTTTTCGGAATATCGAAAAGGAGTCGCCATGGCAGACCAATGTTGTAGCTCGCAGGACAAATGCGGCGCGCCGAGCGCGATTCAGGTTCCGATCGAGCAACGCAAGATCCTGCTGGGAGCTTCTTGTGGTACATCCGGCGATGCCTGCTGTTCGGGCGGCGTGCCGGTCTTTGATGGAGTCGACCCTAGCTACAAGCGCGTCCTTTGGGCTGTGATCGCAATCAATGGCTTCATGTTTCTCGTCGAGACCGTCGCCGGCCACGTTGCGGGTTCGCAAGCGCTTAAGGCCGACGCTTTGGACTTTCTGGCGGACACGGTCACCTACGGCCTGAGTCTGTCGGTGATTGGGGCCAGTATCAAGGCGAGGTCTACCGCTGCGCTTTTCAAAGGTCTCTCCCTGAGTGTGATGGCCGCGTGGGTGTTCGGGTCCACTGTCTACCGCGCCTTTGTCCTTGGTCTGCCGAGCGCGGAAGTCATGGGCGGTATTGGCGCGATGGCGCTGGCCGCCAACGTGTCGTCGGTGCTGCTGCTGATGCGCTACAAGGATGGTGACGCGAACGTTCGCTCAGTCTGGCTTTGCTCACGCAACGACGCGATCGGGAACATCATTGTTATGCTCGCGGCCTTAGGCGTTTGGGGGTCATCGTCCGCATGGCCGGACATTGCCGTAGCGGCTCTGATGGCGGGAATATTCCTCACATCATCTGTGCAAATTTTCCGGCAAGCCTGGAGCGAATACCGTGCCGACGTTCTCCACCTTAAACCAGCCGAAGAACATAGATAAGGTGCATCTACTCGCGGGGTGAAGGCGCCCTCTGGCTTTATTGTGAGCTGTGTCTCTGGCGAGTTGTCGCGCTTTTACCAATCCGAAGATCGCTGGGATCACGATCAGCGTCAGCAGCGTTGACGAGATTATAGTTGGTCTGCTGCCGTGCTGTTCTAGATTGATGGGGCTCGGAGCCGATCAACATTGCGGTGAAATGGCCCCGCTGATTTCTTCAGGTGTCGCGAAGATCACATCAGCCCTGTCTCCCATCATGCCCGCTGCCACGATCGCCGGGGCGCCTTTCTCTGGTCCATCTTCACTCACATCGGTTTTAAATCTCAGATTTCGTTCCCAGAAATCGCGCGTTTTTCCATCTGCGGTCGTCACATGGTAGGTATCTCGGCAATGCGTGATGTTCTGGACGCGTTCATCAGGTTCAAGCTTTTTGAGATTTGGGACAGCGCCGCCACCCATCATTCCCATCATCCCGCCCATTTGATTGCCACGTTGTGCAGTCGACGGCGGAGCACGACCGGGCTTGGTCGCTTCTTTGAGAAACGCGAGAAGATCACCGCGTCGTCCCGCGTCCTTCAAGCCGGGGAACGGCATTGTGTTGCCCGGAATGAGGTGCTGCGGATCTCGGAGCCATTCGTTGAGCGTGGTGTCGTCCCACGTAATTCCCGATGATTTCAGCGCCTGTGAGTAGCGGCTAAAGCTCGGGAGCGTCCCTGCTTTTCGGTTCCACAGATCGGCGAGGCTTGGTCCCGTCATATTTCGATTGGATTCCAGCGAGTGGCATGGCGCGCAGAGCTGGAAATCTCGCTGGCCTCGGCCTGCGTCGCCTTGCTGGGCAAGCGCAGGGACTATGAAGATGATAGTCGCAAGCGCGGCCATGGCAAACCTGTTCATTGCCGGCCTCCCTTGTTTCCGTAAAGCAGGTATTTGACGAGCGCCGCTGCCGATAAGATCAAAACAACGACGATCAACAACCAGAGAAAGCTCATGCCCCACATCATTCCAGGCATCATGTCGTTCATGGGCCACCTCACTCGGCTGGTTCTGAAACAAGTCGCGAGTCTTTCCTGGTCCGATAGACGGTCGGTGATAGGGGATGCCCGTTTCCATGATCATCGGTTGGCAAGCGGAAGCCCTCCACCAATCCGAAGATCGCCGGGATCACGATCAGCGTCAGCAGTGTTGACGAGATCATGCCGCCGATCATTGGGACTGCGATGCGCTGCATGATTTCGGAACCGGTGCCGGTGCTCCACATGATCGGCAAGAGACCCGCCATGATGGCGACCACCGTCATCATCTTCGGCCGCACCCGCTCGACCGCGCCTTCCATGATCGCATCGTAAAGATCACCTCGCGTAAATGCGCGGTTATCGTTCGCGCATTGCGCCTGCCGTTCTGCGAGTGCTTGGTTGAGGTAGATCAGCATCACCACACCGGTTTCGGCGGCAACGCCCGCGAGCGCGATGAAGCCAACCGCGACTGCAACGGACAAATTGAAGCCGAGCCACCACATCAGCCACAGCCCGCCCACCAGCGCGAACGGCAGCGACAGCATCACGATCATCGTTTCCGTGATCGAGCGGAAGTTGAGGTAGAGCAGCAGGAAGATGATCAGCAGCGTCACCGGCACGACGATCTTGAGCCGTGCTGTGGCGCGTTCGAGATATTCGTATTGGCCGCTCCACATCACATAAGCGCCGGGCGGAAACTGGATGCTGGCTTGCACTGCGCGTTGCGCATCGGCGAC from Nitrobacteraceae bacterium AZCC 1564 includes these protein-coding regions:
- a CDS encoding ubiquinone/menaquinone biosynthesis C-methylase UbiE (product_source=COG2226; cath_funfam=3.40.50.150; cog=COG2226; pfam=PF08241; superfamily=53335), which produces MAATDTGFAGSIPEIYDRFLVPLIFEPYARDLAGRIARAEPNDVLETAAGTGVLTRAIDAMLPPHTRIVATDLNQPMLDYAAPRSQQDRITWRQADALALPFEDQTFDVVACQFGVMFLSDKVKGFSEARRVARPRGYFMFNVWDRISDNEFADVITEALAPLFPQDPPLFMARIPHGYHDGWKIREDLTAAGFANMSIETINHVSKAASPRDAAIAYCQGTPLRNEIEARDASRLEDATEAAAQALARRFGNGPIEGRIRAHVITAA
- a CDS encoding hypothetical protein (product_source=Hypo-rule applied; transmembrane_helix_parts=Outside_1_14,TMhelix_15_36,Inside_37_42,TMhelix_43_65,Outside_66_200), yielding MLNNAAFSLVLFSWLRHLGEILLLIGLSGEVALLVLKMSKGAWERGLAITFAILVLVGVALEFWADSPRTIGPVSQQRIADTLKEFRGTPFDFSVNLDPEAVVLMENIGKALDAAGWKRQAVAGGSGYIQPGKPAAGIAVFAGLEVQIAESRQSDWGAAGQPAAVLLHALRNEGLTAFAKQVPDNQESADAIHIKIGAKP
- a CDS encoding catalase (product_source=KO:K03781; cath_funfam=2.40.180.10; cleavage_site_network=SignalP-noTM; cog=COG0753; ko=KO:K03781; pfam=PF00199; superfamily=56634), encoding MRSFQSVAISIACSMLMAAGATSAGAEDKPLSVRLVDQMNALYGAHPAVRANHAKGAVFEGTFTPAQGADALSSAVFLKGAPTPLVIRFSNAGGKPVAPDTDPSTGGVRGMAIKFRLPDGSETDMVCISANGFPVATGEDFLAMLQAVGASGPNVPKPTPLEKFLSAHPAAHTFVTTPRPVAVSYGTEPYFGNNAFKFTNAQGVSKFGRYRIVPESGAAYVSDEEALKRPPNALADNLRASLEKGPVKFRLLVQLAAADDPTTDATKVWPDDRPMAELGEISVTKALDTQKIENELLFLPTNLTSGIEPSDDPIINTRTEAYAESFGRRTK
- a CDS encoding glycine amidinotransferase (product_source=KO:K00613; cath_funfam=3.75.10.10; cog=COG1834; ko=KO:K00613; superfamily=55909) encodes the protein MDVVMRNVRPDVASVRQVSPVSSHNEWDPLEEVIVGRLEGATIPSIHPVVTSNIPPGMGALAHFLVAGRRYPKIVTEPARRELEGFVALLQSLGIVVRRPEPIDHKKPFSTPEWSSHGFCNACPRDIMLVIGDEIIETPTVWPCRYFETHSYRPILKDYFRRGACWTAAPRPQLTKETFNEEYRVPEEDEPISYIVTEFEPVFDAADFVRCGRDLFVIRSNVTNVSGIEWLRRHLGDGYRIHEIESRCRNPSHIDTTILPLAPGKLLINPEYINVDRLPAILKKWDILVAPEPEPILDRLLKMTSLCGKWLNMNVLSVDEKRVIVDPHHTGTLRALEKWGFEPIPCKFLHYAAFGGAFHCAALDVRRRGTLEDYF
- a CDS encoding Cu/Ag efflux protein CusF (product_source=COG5569; cleavage_site_network=SignalP-noTM; cog=COG5569; pfam=PF11604) → MTTTKTILAGTAALAIISSAALAQESKQGAQQPSQTGMLIKIDRINGTVTIQREDKQGGTVGANTGSATEELKAQRGVSLEDVHAGDKVTYSATEAGGVRTVTKLEKQKE
- a CDS encoding tellurite resistance protein TehA-like permease (product_source=COG1275; cog=COG1275; superfamily=144083; transmembrane_helix_parts=Outside_1_14,TMhelix_15_37,Inside_38_43) — protein: MNDMMPGMMWGMSFLWLLIVVVLILSAAALVKYLLYGNKGGRQ
- a CDS encoding Co/Zn/Cd efflux system component (product_source=COG1230; cath_funfam=1.20.1510.10; cog=COG1230; pfam=PF01545; superfamily=161111,57059; transmembrane_helix_parts=Inside_1_57,TMhelix_58_77,Outside_78_91,TMhelix_92_110,Inside_111_116,TMhelix_117_139,Outside_140_148,TMhelix_149_168,Inside_169_188,TMhelix_189_208,Outside_209_211,TMhelix_212_230,Inside_231_251): MADQCCSSQDKCGAPSAIQVPIEQRKILLGASCGTSGDACCSGGVPVFDGVDPSYKRVLWAVIAINGFMFLVETVAGHVAGSQALKADALDFLADTVTYGLSLSVIGASIKARSTAALFKGLSLSVMAAWVFGSTVYRAFVLGLPSAEVMGGIGAMALAANVSSVLLLMRYKDGDANVRSVWLCSRNDAIGNIIVMLAALGVWGSSSAWPDIAVAALMAGIFLTSSVQIFRQAWSEYRADVLHLKPAEEHR
- a CDS encoding cytochrome c (product_source=KO:K08738; cath_funfam=1.10.760.10; cleavage_site_network=SignalP-noTM; cog=COG3474; ko=KO:K08738; superfamily=46626); translation: MNRFAMAALATIIFIVPALAQQGDAGRGQRDFQLCAPCHSLESNRNMTGPSLADLWNRKAGTLPSFSRYSQALKSSGITWDDTTLNEWLRDPQHLIPGNTMPFPGLKDAGRRGDLLAFLKEATKPGRAPPSTAQRGNQMGGMMGMMGGGAVPNLKKLEPDERVQNITHCRDTYHVTTADGKTRDFWERNLRFKTDVSEDGPEKGAPAIVAAGMMGDRADVIFATPEEISGAISPQC
- a CDS encoding DNA-binding transcriptional MerR regulator (product_source=COG0789; cath_funfam=1.10.1660.10; cog=COG0789; pfam=PF00376,PF09278; smart=SM00422; superfamily=46955) — its product is MDYAIGEVSRLTGIKVPTIRYYESVGLLAAPPRTEGRQRRYGPEDVSRLNFVRHARDLGFEINDIRELLTFSSQPERSCEEVDVIARRHLLDVDRRIAQLSTLREELRRMIVECDHGRVCECRIIEALSEPRDHPR